The segment TAAGAGCCAAATACCCCAAGAAATGTTACATCATATTTCTTACATGTTTGTTGTAATTTAGTTTCATCTATAATTGCTTTTCCCATTTGTTTATCTCCTAGTGCTCTGTCGCTATTCAAGTGATTGATTGGCCGTTGTCCCCCGCTGGCGGGGGTCTAATCCTTACCCACAAGTTGGGTAACAAGATGAAGTAAGCAAGGATAAACTATAAACGGGAGATTAGAGATTGCAGGAGAGCGGAGTGAGTGGCAAAATTCCAAATCACAAATTCCAAAATACAAATAAATTCCAATGACCAAAATTCAAAATTCCAAACAATATGATTTAGAAGAAAGAACTTATCAATTTGCTCAAGAGGTTGCTTTATTCTGTAAGAAACTACCTAAAACTATTACTAATATCGAATATGTAAAGCAAATAATTAGGGCTTCGGGTTCAGTTGGAGCAAACTATATTGAGGCAAATGAGTCTTTAGGCTCGAAAGATTTTAAGAT is part of the bacterium genome and harbors:
- a CDS encoding four helix bundle protein, whose product is MTKIQNSKQYDLEERTYQFAQEVALFCKKLPKTITNIEYVKQIIRASGSVGANYIEANESLGSKDFKMRIKICRKESKESAYWLRLIIGTNDEKFKQEGERLFKEAIELKKIFSSIIEKSK